Proteins from a single region of Urocitellus parryii isolate mUroPar1 chromosome 4, mUroPar1.hap1, whole genome shotgun sequence:
- the Panx3 gene encoding pannexin-3, whose protein sequence is MSLAHTAAEYMLSDALLPDRKGSRLKGLRLELPMDQMIKFVAVGFPLLLMSLAFAQEFSSGSPISCFSPSNFSVRQAAYVDSSCWDSLVHHEQDEAGGYKIKSLWPHKALPYSLLALAMAMYLPVLLWQYAAVPALSSDLLFIISELDKSYNRSIRLVQHMLKIRQKSSDPLVFWDELEKARKERYFEFPLLERYLACKQRSHSLVATYLLRNSLLLLFTSATYLYLGHFHLDVFFQEEFSCSIKAGLLHDETHVPDLITCRLTSLSIFQIVSLSSAAIYTLLVPVIIYNFTRLCQWDKRLLSVYEMLPAFDLLSRKMLGCPINDLNVILLFLRANISELISFSWLSVLCVLKDTTIQKHNIDTVVDFMTLLAGLEPSKPKHLTQQMCDEHP, encoded by the exons ATGTCTCTGGCACACACAGCTGCAGAGTATATGCTCTCTGATGCCTTGCTGCCTGACCGAAAGGGCTCCCGCCTGAAAGGACTGCGCCTGGAACTGCCCATGGACCAGATGATCAAGTTTGTTGCTGTGGGCTTCCCCTTATTGCTGATGTCTCTGGCTTTTGCCCAAGAGTTCTCCTCCG GGTCTCCAATCAGCTGCTTTTCTCCAAGTAACTTCAGTGTCCGACAGGCTGCATATGTGGACAGTTCCTGTTGGGACTCCTTGGTTCACCATGAACAGGATGAGGCTGGCGGGTACAAGATAAAATCTCTCTGGCCCCACAAG GCCCTCCCCTACTCCCTTCTGGCCCTGGCCATGGCCATGTACCTGCCAGTACTGCTGTGGCAGTATGCAGCTGTTCCAGCCCTCAGCTCAGATCTGCTGTTCATCATCAGCGAACTAGACAAATCCTATAATCGTTCCATCCGCCTGGTGCAGCACATGTTGAAGATCCGGCAGAAGAGCTCTGACCCGCTTGTCTTCTGGGATGAACTGGAAAA GGCCCGAAAAGAACGATACTTTGAATTCCCCCTACTAGAGCGGTACCTGGCATGTAAGCAGCGCTCACATTCACTAGTGGCCACCTACCTCCTGAGGAACTCCCTTTTGCTCCTCTTTACCTCAGCCACATACCTGTACCTTGGCCACTTTCATCTGGATGTCTTCTTCCAAGAAGAATTCAGCTGCTCCATCAAGGCAGGGTTACTACATGATGAAACCCATGTCCCTGACCTGATTACATGCAGGCTGACCTCCCTATCCATTTTTCAGATTGTCAGCCTCTCCAGTGCAGCAATATACACCTTATTGGTTCCTGTGATAATATACAACTTCACACGGCTGTGTCAGTGGGACAAACGACTCCTATCTGTATATGAGATGCTCCCAGCTTTTGATCTCCTCAGCAGAAAGATGCTGGGATGCCCAATCAATGACCTCAATgtaattcttcttttcctccgAGCCAACATCTCTGAGCTCATCTCTTTTAGCTGGTTGAGTGTCTTATGTGTGTTGAAGGACACAACCATCCAGAAGCATAACATTGACACAGTGGTCGATTTCATGACGTTACTGGCTGGCTTGGAACCCTCAAAACCCAAACATCTCACCCAACAGATGTGTGATGAACATCCATAG